The Deltaproteobacteria bacterium genome has a segment encoding these proteins:
- a CDS encoding ribbon-helix-helix domain-containing protein: protein MSENEKKISTTVYITRGQAEKLKQLHERTRVPVAEYIRQGIDLVLKANAEKLPGQLTLVDR, encoded by the coding sequence TTGTCAGAAAACGAGAAAAAAATATCAACCACGGTGTATATCACTAGAGGTCAAGCAGAAAAGCTTAAACAGCTGCACGAGCGTACACGTGTGCCTGTTGCAGAATACATTCGCCAGGGTATTGATTTGGTTCTTAAAGCAAACGCTGAAAAGCTTCCTGGTCAACTAACACTTGTAGATCGTTAA
- a CDS encoding SPOR domain-containing protein, with the protein MRDSRRIRERVEVRLERMQLIWLTLGAVIALGAVFALGMMVGKRAAYIEARNATRDSIAEIDADGERLQKLTFYNKLTAPSEEARSNRKEMQAKLKTETASPIVSQNVDETTASAVEQIEKGKKLSNTEPKAATPAPTEIVNSPPTMSSSHKVKDTDLIAALGRGPAQPGEFTVQVSSFQTIEEAKAYAASLERKGYRPFVISSKINGKGTWYRVRMGRFKDVEKAKDAKALLARADIPAWILKAD; encoded by the coding sequence ATGCGTGATAGCAGACGTATTCGAGAACGAGTAGAAGTAAGGCTTGAGCGTATGCAGCTTATTTGGCTGACGCTGGGAGCCGTTATAGCGCTTGGCGCAGTATTTGCGTTGGGGATGATGGTAGGTAAACGCGCTGCGTATATTGAAGCGCGTAATGCCACACGTGATAGCATCGCTGAAATAGATGCTGATGGTGAACGGCTGCAAAAATTAACTTTTTATAATAAGTTAACCGCACCTTCAGAAGAAGCACGCAGCAATCGTAAAGAAATGCAAGCGAAGTTAAAAACTGAAACGGCGTCACCTATAGTCTCACAAAATGTTGACGAGACTACTGCATCAGCAGTTGAGCAAATTGAAAAAGGAAAAAAATTATCAAATACTGAACCAAAGGCAGCAACACCAGCGCCAACAGAAATTGTCAATTCACCACCTACGATGAGTTCTTCGCATAAAGTAAAAGATACTGATTTGATTGCGGCACTTGGACGCGGTCCAGCACAACCAGGGGAATTTACGGTCCAAGTAAGTTCTTTTCAGACCATTGAAGAGGCAAAGGCCTATGCTGCTTCACTTGAGCGTAAAGGCTATCGTCCGTTTGTTATTTCTTCAAAGATCAATGGTAAAGGCACTTGGTATCGTGTCCGTATGGGTAGGTTTAAAGACGTTGAAAAAGCCAAAGATGCTAAAGCGTTGTTAGCTCGCGCGGATATACCTGCTTGGATCCTTAAAGCAGATTAG